A genomic stretch from Paraburkholderia dioscoreae includes:
- a CDS encoding oligosaccharide flippase family protein, producing the protein MKLMRFDESSVTWVFAQQGVSRLLVAFKFFLLARLLGPHSIGLIAACLMALSIAESLTEMGMSHALIQRRELLDQRGLDALWTATALRGFFLSVVLFASSGLIGRLMNIPEGTTVLQMVALVPFARCIASVRVVIAQRDRRFRTVALLTSSFVMADFVMSAVAALAYREVVWVLAALPLSEFLKAIASHIVFKSRPRLNFDAKPLGEVMEFGRWVWASSLLTIIVNQLDRIITVKTFGVQVLGLYQTASRLAQFGVADFGIAMSQYLFPNFSELARQDKSRAAHYALALFSQLGTIALVVATFLCVAARDIIHLTLGGQWSGAVPFFRIFVYLMAAGVLVGLLTSYLRGTGRPSRVTRGTLVQLVCLLVSSAILVPWLGAIGVAFAATISVFACTALMLWDVLADDRDQIRELLPLVTEGMPVAVLIVVLDRVLATLPYHAVGLALVCAIALVLPFQRLRAGILLSV; encoded by the coding sequence ATGAAACTGATGCGATTCGATGAAAGCAGCGTGACGTGGGTCTTTGCGCAGCAGGGTGTGTCGCGCCTGCTGGTGGCGTTCAAGTTCTTCCTGCTGGCGCGCTTGCTGGGACCCCATTCGATCGGCCTGATCGCAGCGTGCCTGATGGCCTTGTCGATAGCTGAGTCGTTGACCGAGATGGGAATGAGCCATGCGTTGATCCAGCGGCGGGAGCTACTGGATCAACGCGGCCTTGACGCACTGTGGACGGCAACCGCACTGCGAGGCTTTTTTCTGAGCGTTGTGCTGTTTGCTTCATCCGGTCTGATTGGACGGTTGATGAATATCCCGGAGGGCACCACCGTTTTGCAGATGGTCGCACTGGTGCCATTCGCCAGGTGCATAGCCAGCGTGCGTGTCGTCATCGCGCAGCGGGACCGGCGGTTCCGTACGGTCGCTTTGTTGACGAGTAGCTTTGTGATGGCCGATTTCGTTATGTCCGCCGTCGCCGCGCTGGCTTATCGCGAGGTGGTGTGGGTTCTCGCGGCCTTGCCGTTATCGGAGTTTCTGAAGGCTATCGCCTCACACATTGTGTTCAAGTCCAGACCTCGATTGAATTTTGACGCCAAGCCGCTGGGCGAGGTGATGGAATTCGGCCGCTGGGTTTGGGCGAGCAGCTTGCTCACCATCATTGTGAATCAGTTGGACCGGATTATTACGGTCAAGACATTTGGCGTACAGGTTCTGGGGTTGTACCAGACAGCAAGCCGTCTCGCACAATTTGGTGTGGCTGATTTCGGCATCGCGATGAGTCAGTACCTTTTCCCGAACTTTTCCGAGTTAGCGCGTCAGGACAAAAGCCGCGCGGCGCACTACGCATTGGCACTGTTTAGTCAGTTGGGAACGATCGCGCTCGTGGTCGCAACATTTCTCTGCGTGGCCGCGCGCGACATTATCCATCTGACTCTGGGGGGGCAATGGAGCGGCGCGGTCCCGTTTTTCCGTATTTTTGTTTATCTGATGGCGGCCGGTGTTCTGGTCGGCTTGCTGACTTCCTATTTGCGCGGTACAGGAAGGCCGAGCCGGGTCACTCGCGGAACGCTCGTGCAGTTGGTGTGCCTGTTGGTTTCGTCGGCGATTCTGGTGCCTTGGCTCGGGGCAATTGGTGTTGCATTTGCCGCGACGATCTCGGTTTTCGCCTGCACCGCGTTGATGCTCTGGGACGTTCTTGCGGATGACCGAGACCAGATCCGGGAGCTATTGCCGCTCGTTACGGAGGGGATGCCGGTGGCTGTCCTGATCGTGGTTCTGGACCGGGTGCTCGCGACGCTTCCGTATCATGCGGTGGGACTTGCGCTCGTTTGCGCGATTGCATTGGTGCTGCCATTTCAGCGGCTGCGTGCTGGAATTTTACTGTCCGTCTAG
- a CDS encoding glycosyltransferase has protein sequence MRIMHVVLTPRHSGAEMLAATLAEVHTAAKVGATGVIGINPCEEPFEQVWSKLEAVGVWCAAPERLLGRVGRLRFIRAALRDFCPDVVVAHSVIPAAYARLATKLTASAIPVITVMHAATNDDYAGGLLRLSERILKQDAAAVVTVTETAAYNYRLRCGSPSRLLTIPNGTQLDRFAFDAETRRRLRAEFKVDDNVSVVLQVGRLSSVKNQAASILALKDMLHAGRTAELWLAGLTEDPAYGDMLKRWVEQHHLTDKVRFLGSRADVPALLCAADVYVMPSEREAHSVAMIEALASGVPIVASTLPVFEFAARFSGVVTVDPANHKDYAASITSLLTQARNRHSRDLSAYSIVHVAQRYATLFGEVILRPRLSAGPARPGRV, from the coding sequence ATGCGCATCATGCACGTGGTGTTGACGCCGCGGCATTCCGGAGCCGAAATGCTTGCTGCTACGTTGGCGGAAGTACACACGGCCGCGAAAGTCGGTGCAACCGGCGTCATCGGGATCAACCCGTGCGAGGAGCCCTTTGAGCAGGTCTGGTCCAAACTGGAAGCAGTGGGCGTCTGGTGCGCAGCACCTGAACGATTGCTCGGGCGTGTGGGACGGCTTCGCTTCATTCGCGCTGCACTACGCGATTTTTGTCCTGACGTCGTTGTCGCGCACTCGGTTATCCCGGCGGCATACGCTCGCCTTGCGACGAAACTGACCGCGTCGGCCATTCCGGTCATCACTGTCATGCACGCAGCTACCAATGACGACTACGCGGGCGGTCTTCTCCGACTGAGTGAACGCATTCTTAAGCAGGATGCCGCGGCCGTGGTCACCGTCACCGAGACCGCTGCATACAATTATCGCTTGCGATGTGGTTCGCCGAGCCGGTTGTTGACAATCCCGAACGGCACGCAGCTCGATCGTTTCGCTTTCGATGCCGAGACGAGGCGACGGTTGCGGGCCGAATTCAAGGTCGACGACAATGTGTCCGTGGTGCTTCAGGTGGGGCGTCTGTCGTCGGTGAAGAACCAGGCCGCTAGCATACTGGCGTTGAAGGATATGCTTCACGCTGGTCGGACAGCCGAACTATGGCTGGCTGGATTGACCGAAGATCCCGCTTACGGCGACATGCTGAAACGATGGGTAGAGCAACACCATTTGACGGACAAGGTGCGGTTTCTGGGCAGCCGCGCGGACGTTCCAGCGTTGCTTTGCGCAGCGGATGTGTACGTCATGCCTTCCGAGCGCGAGGCCCACAGTGTCGCGATGATCGAGGCGCTCGCGAGCGGCGTGCCCATTGTCGCGTCGACCCTTCCCGTATTTGAGTTTGCTGCACGTTTCTCCGGCGTCGTGACAGTCGATCCGGCAAATCACAAAGATTATGCGGCGTCAATCACCTCGTTGCTCACGCAAGCGCGGAATCGCCACTCGCGTGATTTGAGTGCCTATTCGATTGTGCATGTGGCTCAACGTTATGCCACGTTATTTGGTGAGGTCATATTGCGTCCGCGATTGAGCGCCGGCCCGGCTCGGCCCGGGAGGGTGTGA
- a CDS encoding glycosyltransferase, whose translation MARLLLVEPEATGHRMVLYVRLIAQEALRRGWKVTLTTTESALAHSATQAVMSASASGLGVIKMPEIPRENRYGKLKLLRGQHAYLRAFEQAYQTYSKTNAVDFVYVPYFNYIDKIVGLRGSPFGATPFGGMILAAKFHHHACGIAGSRDKMDVVNRMLFRRLLSVRAMAVATTIDEPLQKYVAQNMPALAPRLRYVPDVSFIGKPAQRQAARQALGLEDDHFVIASYGSLSPRKGLARLLSMFSAVDIPAHFRLVLAGAQDAEAARLIQTFKSEIGARWSQVVELNRFCTEQEEGWAFAAADAMWLCYENFSGMSGVLIQSAQAGVPVITSNYGLIEHNRQKHSLGLRWDDFLLAPPPAPRFDWAKLEAMVHSIKGSSSLGQFALQHSPKNFGCNVMDAIEHVHQVRDTHDYR comes from the coding sequence ATGGCGCGGTTGCTGCTGGTCGAACCCGAGGCAACGGGGCACCGTATGGTGCTGTATGTCCGCCTGATAGCTCAAGAGGCGCTGCGGCGGGGATGGAAAGTTACGCTAACGACGACGGAGTCAGCACTTGCGCATTCTGCGACACAAGCCGTGATGTCGGCGTCGGCATCGGGGCTGGGCGTTATAAAAATGCCGGAAATTCCGCGGGAAAACCGATATGGAAAGCTGAAATTATTGCGTGGTCAGCACGCTTACCTGCGGGCTTTTGAGCAGGCCTATCAAACGTATAGCAAGACGAATGCAGTTGATTTTGTGTACGTCCCTTACTTCAATTATATCGACAAGATTGTCGGATTGCGCGGGTCGCCGTTTGGGGCGACACCGTTCGGTGGCATGATTCTCGCCGCGAAGTTTCATCATCATGCATGCGGTATAGCCGGATCGCGCGACAAGATGGATGTTGTCAATCGAATGTTGTTCCGGAGATTGCTGAGCGTTCGGGCGATGGCGGTCGCGACGACGATAGATGAGCCGTTGCAGAAATACGTGGCACAGAACATGCCGGCATTGGCGCCGAGGCTCAGATATGTGCCGGACGTGTCGTTCATCGGCAAACCTGCACAAAGGCAGGCTGCCCGGCAGGCTTTGGGGCTGGAAGATGACCACTTTGTGATCGCCTCCTACGGGTCGCTCAGCCCCCGCAAAGGCCTCGCCCGGCTGCTGAGTATGTTTTCCGCGGTGGACATCCCCGCGCACTTCAGGCTTGTGCTTGCCGGTGCACAAGATGCTGAAGCCGCGCGTCTTATCCAGACTTTCAAGTCGGAAATTGGGGCGCGCTGGTCGCAGGTGGTGGAACTGAACAGATTCTGTACGGAGCAGGAAGAGGGCTGGGCATTCGCCGCAGCCGACGCAATGTGGCTATGCTACGAGAACTTTAGTGGCATGAGTGGCGTATTGATTCAGTCGGCCCAAGCCGGTGTGCCGGTGATCACCTCGAATTACGGCCTCATCGAACACAATCGACAAAAACATTCGCTTGGCCTTCGGTGGGATGACTTTCTTCTCGCACCGCCGCCGGCGCCGCGCTTTGATTGGGCAAAACTGGAAGCGATGGTGCATTCAATCAAGGGATCGTCTTCGCTGGGCCAATTTGCACTTCAGCACAGTCCAAAAAATTTCGGATGCAATGTAATGGATGCCATCGAGCACGTTCATCAAGTACGGGACACTCATGACTATCGTTAA
- a CDS encoding glycosyltransferase gives MTIVNLTRVKHGTRGGSSPAMLQSGESGGSNKRPRVAIVYHFFPHYRKGILDAIGRDDFNLTFFGDPVVCYQGIPSLRFDANTDFRPAAVKVVNNISFQWAAVRAALSREFDVLVLLANPNFLTTWLAAAIGRMTGKRVLFWGHGFLSADRSLKNHIRRVFFSLGHAQYLYGYRAKCIAENFGFRSRNLYVGFNSLDYQSQLRTRRALLERPEKGRQPSEIRILGVSRLTDKCEYDVLMRAVSLALETSELQFKLTLIGGGPAESGLRALAAQLKLDIDFVGELYDEEAVAAYIFYADVVVSPGKVGLTAMHALMFGTPVISHSDMDRQMPEAEAVAPGFSGMLFQHGDVAELSQCLISIPNVFCDRRQTRKNCFRVVDEIYNPHRQCEVLSDAIRGKAAGPGNDMQVLYGDGYEGRS, from the coding sequence ATGACTATCGTTAACTTGACACGCGTAAAGCACGGCACACGCGGTGGGTCATCACCTGCCATGCTTCAATCGGGCGAGAGCGGTGGCTCGAACAAGCGCCCCCGGGTCGCTATCGTGTACCACTTTTTCCCCCACTACCGTAAGGGTATTCTCGATGCGATCGGCCGGGACGACTTTAACCTGACGTTTTTCGGCGACCCAGTGGTGTGCTATCAGGGTATCCCGTCATTGCGTTTCGACGCCAATACGGATTTCAGACCCGCAGCGGTCAAGGTCGTCAATAACATCTCGTTTCAGTGGGCCGCGGTACGCGCCGCGCTATCGAGAGAGTTCGACGTGTTGGTGCTGCTTGCCAATCCGAATTTCCTGACTACCTGGCTGGCCGCAGCAATCGGACGTATGACCGGCAAGCGTGTACTTTTTTGGGGGCATGGCTTTCTCTCGGCGGACCGATCCTTGAAGAACCACATCAGGCGTGTGTTCTTTTCGCTCGGGCATGCGCAGTATCTGTATGGCTACCGGGCAAAATGCATTGCGGAGAATTTTGGATTTCGTTCCAGGAACCTCTACGTGGGGTTCAACAGTCTGGATTATCAGTCACAGTTGCGTACCCGCCGCGCATTACTGGAACGTCCGGAGAAGGGTCGGCAGCCCTCGGAAATCCGCATTCTCGGCGTTTCCAGACTGACGGACAAATGCGAATACGACGTTTTGATGCGTGCGGTGTCGCTGGCGCTAGAAACGTCGGAACTGCAATTCAAGCTGACGTTGATCGGGGGAGGCCCGGCTGAGAGTGGGCTTAGAGCGCTTGCTGCGCAGTTGAAGCTGGACATCGATTTCGTCGGCGAGTTGTATGACGAAGAGGCCGTAGCCGCTTATATATTCTATGCCGACGTTGTGGTCTCGCCTGGAAAAGTTGGCTTGACCGCCATGCATGCGCTCATGTTCGGGACACCGGTTATCAGCCACTCGGACATGGATCGCCAAATGCCCGAGGCGGAGGCAGTCGCACCCGGATTCTCAGGCATGTTGTTTCAACACGGCGACGTAGCCGAGTTATCGCAGTGCCTGATTTCAATTCCTAACGTATTCTGCGACCGGCGCCAGACTCGGAAGAACTGCTTCAGGGTTGTCGACGAAATATACAACCCACATAGGCAATGTGAAGTGCTTTCGGATGCAATTCGCGGAAAAGCGGCCGGCCCCGGCAATGACATGCAGGTCCTCTATGGAGATGGGTATGAAGGCCGATCTTAG
- a CDS encoding acyltransferase, with amino-acid sequence MKADLRAAMRSARRLFWRKMLRLNDVHSTVLFGGYGDISRDFHAGEYVYVGPGCRINPGVRVGSYSMLGPNVQIVGNDHIFDLPGVPIIFSGRPPFRPTHIGKDVWIGAGATILCGITIGDGAVVASGAVVTRDIEPFTVVGGVPARLIKRRFAISRDESIHKKMLEAPVAGGSYCAPVAVQQEA; translated from the coding sequence ATGAAGGCCGATCTTAGGGCCGCCATGCGTAGCGCCAGAAGACTGTTCTGGCGGAAAATGCTCAGGCTCAACGACGTTCACTCCACGGTGCTATTCGGCGGATATGGCGATATCAGCCGGGATTTCCATGCAGGCGAATATGTTTACGTAGGGCCTGGCTGCCGGATCAACCCAGGGGTTCGTGTAGGTAGTTATTCGATGTTGGGGCCTAACGTGCAGATTGTGGGCAACGACCATATCTTCGATCTTCCTGGCGTTCCGATCATTTTCAGCGGCAGACCTCCCTTTCGCCCGACGCATATCGGCAAGGATGTCTGGATTGGCGCCGGTGCGACCATTCTTTGTGGAATCACCATTGGCGATGGTGCGGTTGTCGCATCCGGCGCGGTTGTTACTCGAGATATCGAACCGTTCACCGTGGTGGGTGGCGTCCCGGCTCGTCTGATCAAGCGTCGCTTTGCAATTTCGAGGGATGAGTCGATACACAAAAAAATGCTCGAAGCACCCGTTGCCGGCGGGAGTTATTGTGCACCCGTTGCAGTTCAGCAAGAGGCCTGA
- a CDS encoding LbetaH domain-containing protein, giving the protein MILQRVDSKVAPSFSLKNRLARVLWGVAYVLLFLPTPRPCHAWRRVVLRAFGAQVGTGAHIYPRVRIWAPWNLSVGALAGVANGVTLYSMERIVLGERCVISQGAHLCTGSHDFNDPMFQLTAEPISIGRDAWICAEAFVCPGVAVADGVVVGARSVVTRSLRESWTVYAGMPAKKIATRTRSGEMQ; this is encoded by the coding sequence ATGATACTGCAACGTGTGGACTCCAAGGTTGCTCCTTCCTTCTCGCTGAAAAATCGCCTGGCACGCGTACTGTGGGGCGTCGCCTACGTGCTGCTTTTTCTGCCTACGCCGCGGCCTTGTCATGCTTGGCGGCGAGTTGTTTTGAGAGCCTTCGGTGCGCAAGTCGGCACGGGCGCACACATTTATCCGAGGGTCAGGATCTGGGCGCCCTGGAACCTTTCGGTTGGGGCACTGGCCGGCGTTGCAAATGGTGTCACGCTCTACTCGATGGAAAGGATTGTTTTGGGGGAACGCTGCGTGATTTCTCAGGGTGCACATCTGTGCACCGGCAGTCACGATTTCAATGACCCTATGTTTCAACTCACGGCGGAGCCGATTTCCATCGGGCGCGACGCGTGGATTTGCGCTGAGGCGTTTGTGTGTCCGGGCGTGGCGGTTGCCGACGGTGTGGTGGTGGGTGCGCGGTCGGTGGTCACCCGTAGTCTTCGCGAGAGCTGGACGGTATACGCAGGCATGCCTGCGAAAAAGATCGCCACTCGAACTCGATCTGGAGAAATGCAATGA
- a CDS encoding glycosyltransferase family 2 protein — protein MSGVSVLILTKNEEKDLPGCLESVIEWCDDIHVYDSHSTDRTVELAKLLGAQITSREFDNWASHQNWGLANIKFKHDWVLYVDADERVTEDLARAVRELVSSATDCVAFEVQRRDFFSERWLKHVQVSPYYVRLFKPAYIRYERMVNPVTVVNGKTGRIGGYLDHHPFSKGVSHWLARHNSYSSLEADQFLLNASKGEKFKLSKALLAEDFQVRRYHQKGLFYKVPLRPLVKFFVLYGVRRGFLDGRPGFVYAVLQSIYEYFIVLKVQERLKAPKA, from the coding sequence ATGAGCGGTGTCTCGGTTCTCATTCTGACAAAGAACGAAGAAAAGGATCTTCCAGGCTGCCTGGAGAGTGTCATTGAATGGTGCGATGACATTCACGTATACGATTCTCACAGCACCGATCGTACGGTTGAGCTTGCCAAGCTGCTGGGTGCGCAGATTACATCGAGAGAGTTTGATAACTGGGCCAGTCACCAGAATTGGGGCTTGGCCAACATCAAATTCAAGCACGACTGGGTGCTTTATGTCGACGCAGACGAACGTGTAACTGAGGATCTGGCCCGAGCGGTCCGCGAGTTGGTGTCGAGCGCTACCGATTGCGTTGCCTTCGAGGTACAGCGTCGCGATTTCTTTAGCGAGCGCTGGCTAAAACACGTTCAGGTGTCGCCTTACTATGTTCGCCTGTTCAAGCCGGCCTACATTCGGTACGAGCGAATGGTGAATCCTGTCACCGTGGTCAATGGCAAGACGGGCAGGATTGGCGGGTATCTCGACCATCATCCATTCAGCAAGGGCGTTTCGCATTGGTTGGCGCGGCACAATTCGTATAGCTCGCTAGAGGCGGATCAGTTTCTGCTGAACGCGAGCAAGGGCGAGAAATTTAAATTGTCGAAAGCGTTGCTGGCCGAGGATTTTCAGGTGCGTCGCTATCATCAGAAGGGCTTGTTCTACAAGGTTCCGCTGCGTCCGCTTGTCAAATTCTTTGTGTTGTACGGCGTTCGAAGGGGGTTTCTGGACGGGCGGCCTGGATTCGTTTATGCCGTGCTGCAATCCATCTACGAGTACTTCATCGTATTGAAGGTGCAGGAGCGTTTGAAGGCTCCGAAAGCATGA